The following is a genomic window from Burkholderia oklahomensis C6786.
CGGCGCTGCTGGTCGGCGCCGAGCTATCTGCTGCTGCTGGAAATGGCGGTGGCGGGCTTCGGCTGGGCGGAGCTGCCGCGCTGGATGGTCGAGCACTTCGCGCGCGAGCGGCTCGTCGAGCTCAATGCGCGCGGCTGGCCGCGGCGCGTGCCGGTGGATGCGGTGTGGTCGCGCGACCGGCCGCTCGGGCCGGCCGGCTCATGGCTGCTGGAGACGATGCTCGCGGCGTGACGCGCGCGCACCGGCGAAGCCGGCGCACGGCGCGTGCGCCGGCGGAAACATCAGAAACCGCGCGACAGCACGGAGGCGCCGATCGTCACGACGCCGAGCACGAGATTGACGACCACGAGAAGGCGCACCGCATTGACGGCGCGCGCGCCGTCCGGCCAGTTCTGCGCTTGCACCGCGCGGCGGATGCGCGGGAACAGCGCGAAGCGGATATGGCCGAAGATCAGCATCATCACGACGCCGAGCCCCGCCATCGCGTGCAGCGGCCACGTCGCGTGCGCGCCGCCGAATTGCGTGAGCAGGAAGCCGCCCGTGAGCAGGATCACGATCACCGCGCCCGCGACCCAGTTGAAGAAGCGGCCGAACACGGCTTCGACGAGCGGCAGGCGCAACTGCGGCGACAGGTCGGACAGCGCGGGACGCAGACAGAAGTTCGCGAACACCATGCCGCCGACCCACACCGCGACCGCCAGCAGATGGAGAAACAAGGCGACGGCGATAGCGTGAGACATGATGGGGATCCTTTCTGGTTTTCAGATGACCGGCGCGCTGCGCGAAACGCACGGCGCGCGAGACGATGAGCGCATTCGACAGCCGCGGCGCGCGGCGGTTCAGCGAAATGTGCGCGGGTCGTGCTTTTTTGGGTGTCCCGCTCTAGCCGGGCTGCGCGTCGGCGTTTTGTTTGTCGATTGTTTGTCTACCGGCGTTGCGATGCTGCGCGCGATCCGCGTGGCGACGGCGCGGCTGCATGTCGGCCGCGTGGCGCGTCGCCGAGCGTTTCGTCAGCGAAGGGCAACGAACGACGCAAGCTGGCGGCCGGCACGGCAGTGCATCCCACGCGCCGCTTTCGCGCGGCCTCGCCGCCGAGGCCGCGCACGTCAGCGCACGCGCGCGGCCCCAACCAGGCAACCGACGACGCGCCCCGTCAGCCGAGCACCGGACGCAGCCCGCTCACCTTCAGCTTCGTATCCGGCGCGCGTCCCTTGCGCGCCCGCTTGCCGACGTGCGGCTCGAGCGCGCGGCCCGCGAGCGTTTCTTCCTGCGCCTTGCCGCCGCGGCCCGTGCCCGTCAGCACGACGCCCGCCGCGTCGATCGCGAGCGCCTGCACGAGCGTCTCCTTCGGATCGAGCGCCATCAGGATCACGCCGCGCCCGCCGCCGCCGAGCGTCTTCAT
Proteins encoded in this region:
- a CDS encoding CopD family protein, with product MSHAIAVALFLHLLAVAVWVGGMVFANFCLRPALSDLSPQLRLPLVEAVFGRFFNWVAGAVIVILLTGGFLLTQFGGAHATWPLHAMAGLGVVMMLIFGHIRFALFPRIRRAVQAQNWPDGARAVNAVRLLVVVNLVLGVVTIGASVLSRGF